From a single Vibrio tubiashii genomic region:
- the truB gene encoding tRNA pseudouridine(55) synthase TruB, which translates to MARRRKGRPINGVVLLDKPTGISSNDALQKVKRIYFAEKAGHTGALDPLATGMLPICLGEATKFSQFLLDSDKRYRVIAKLGERTDTSDSDGEVVETRPIDVSLDKLEACIDNFRGESDQVPSMFSALKYQGKPLYEYARKGIEVPRESRKITVYEIVLHRFEGDEVEMEVHCSKGTYIRTIVDDLGEMLGCGAHVTMLRRTGVAKYPYEKMVTLEQLNELLEQAHRDEVAPKELLDPLLLPMDTAVEDLPEVNLNAELTNLVQHGMPVQVFGAPEGTPLRMTSGEEKLFIGVAEVNDDGKVAPKRLVVFREEAE; encoded by the coding sequence ATGGCTCGTCGTCGTAAAGGTCGTCCAATTAATGGTGTTGTCCTTTTAGACAAGCCAACAGGCATTTCATCTAATGATGCACTGCAGAAAGTAAAACGCATTTACTTTGCAGAGAAAGCAGGTCATACCGGTGCTCTGGATCCCCTAGCGACAGGTATGCTGCCAATCTGTCTTGGTGAAGCCACCAAGTTTTCTCAGTTCTTGTTGGATTCTGATAAACGCTACCGAGTGATCGCCAAGTTAGGGGAGCGCACGGATACTTCAGATTCTGATGGTGAAGTGGTTGAGACTCGTCCGATAGACGTGTCTCTCGACAAGCTTGAAGCCTGCATTGATAACTTCCGTGGTGAATCTGATCAAGTGCCTTCAATGTTTTCGGCATTGAAATACCAAGGTAAGCCTTTGTATGAGTATGCACGAAAAGGTATTGAAGTACCGCGTGAATCACGCAAAATTACGGTTTATGAAATTGTACTGCATCGCTTTGAAGGTGATGAAGTCGAGATGGAAGTCCACTGTTCTAAAGGCACTTACATCCGCACCATCGTTGATGATCTTGGTGAGATGCTCGGCTGTGGTGCTCATGTCACTATGCTACGTCGTACTGGGGTTGCCAAATATCCATACGAGAAAATGGTGACTCTAGAGCAACTTAATGAGCTTTTAGAGCAAGCACATCGTGACGAAGTTGCACCGAAAGAGCTACTTGATCCTCTGCTGTTACCTATGGATACCGCGGTAGAAGATTTACCAGAAGTAAACCTTAATGCAGAACTGACCAATTTGGTTCAACACGGTATGCCAGTGCAAGTATTCGGCGCACCAGAAGGCACACCGCTGCGTATGACTTCCGGTGAAGAGAAGTTGTTCATTGGTGTTGCTGAAGTGAACGATGATGGCAAGGTAGCACCAAAGCGCCTAGTTGTCTTCCGCGAAGAAGCTGAGTAA
- the rbfA gene encoding 30S ribosome-binding factor RbfA, which produces MSKEFSRTQRVAQQLQKELAMILQREVRDSRLGMVTISDVEVSRDLAYAKVFVTFLCVGEQTPESCLEALREHEVHIRMMLGKRIRLRLTPEVRFHYDNTLVEGMRMSNLVSEVVNEDKRKQHDAGREEDQAGEE; this is translated from the coding sequence ATGTCAAAAGAATTTAGCCGCACGCAGCGTGTTGCACAGCAGCTGCAAAAAGAACTCGCAATGATCCTTCAACGCGAAGTTCGTGATTCTCGCCTAGGCATGGTGACGATTTCTGATGTGGAAGTGTCACGTGATTTAGCATACGCGAAAGTTTTCGTTACTTTCCTATGTGTTGGTGAGCAAACGCCAGAATCTTGCCTAGAAGCACTACGTGAGCATGAAGTTCATATCCGTATGATGCTAGGCAAACGCATTCGCCTACGTCTAACACCTGAAGTACGTTTCCACTACGACAATACACTTGTCGAGGGTATGCGTATGTCAAACCTAGTGTCAGAGGTAGTTAACGAAGATAAGCGTAAACAGCATGACGCTGGTCGTGAAGAAGATCAGGCAGGTGAAGAGTAA